The following are encoded together in the Paludisphaera mucosa genome:
- the wrbA gene encoding NAD(P)H:quinone oxidoreductase: MAVKVQVVFYSLYTHVYQLAQAVAEGAKEAGAEVTLAQVPDILPADVLEKMGAVEAKKSFAHVPTADPHALADADAIILGSPTRYGAAAASMQAFLDSTGGLWGKGALIGKVGGAFTSTASQHGGQETTIVGMHTFLYHQGMVVVGVPYSAKELLNLDEISGGTPYGASTIAGPRGERTPTANELAIARFQGRHTAQIAAKLAAG; encoded by the coding sequence ATGGCGGTCAAGGTGCAGGTCGTCTTCTACAGCCTTTACACGCACGTCTATCAGCTCGCCCAGGCCGTGGCCGAGGGGGCGAAGGAGGCGGGGGCCGAGGTGACGCTCGCGCAGGTGCCCGACATCCTGCCGGCCGACGTCCTGGAGAAGATGGGGGCCGTCGAGGCCAAGAAGTCGTTCGCCCACGTCCCCACCGCCGACCCCCACGCCCTGGCCGACGCCGACGCGATCATCCTGGGCTCGCCGACGCGCTACGGGGCCGCCGCGGCCTCGATGCAGGCGTTCCTCGACTCCACCGGCGGACTCTGGGGCAAGGGGGCGCTGATCGGCAAGGTCGGCGGGGCCTTCACCTCGACCGCCAGCCAGCACGGCGGCCAGGAGACGACGATCGTCGGCATGCACACGTTCTTGTATCACCAGGGGATGGTGGTCGTCGGCGTCCCCTACTCGGCGAAGGAGCTGCTGAACCTGGACGAGATCTCCGGCGGCACCCCCTACGGGGCCTCGACCATCGCCGGCCCCCGCGGCGAGCGCACGCCGACCGCGAACGAGCTGGCCATCGCGCGGTTCCAGGGCCGCCACACGGCCCAGATCGCCGCCAAGCTCGCGGCCGGCTGA
- a CDS encoding DNA adenine methylase, with amino-acid sequence MESRSVETPGPVSPLDRAAGYPELRYMGSKHRLLPWIHEVLDGLPFETAADPFVGGGCVAYLLKAMGKAVAASDFLNFPAVLAEATLANDGDRIDDRALSRLLARRCDGPNFIETTFAGVFFTPPDLQFLDRVCGNIDELENPRLRSLARAALIRSCLKKQPRGVFTLSGDLSRYDDGRRDLRLSIEEHFREQVGVFNGLVFDNGVRHSARRADVFDPDPRGVDLVYLDPPYVPRSDDNCYMKRYHFLEGLSCYWRGVQIMEETRVKKIAKPHTPFSYRRSAVEAFDRLFRTYRNAIIVLSYSSNGYPDLEQLEGLLRRHKSEVAIHKKPHRYHFGTHGKVERALVEEYLLVGR; translated from the coding sequence GTGGAATCGCGGAGCGTCGAGACTCCCGGCCCCGTCTCCCCCCTCGATCGCGCCGCCGGCTATCCCGAGCTGCGCTACATGGGGTCGAAGCATCGGCTCCTGCCCTGGATCCACGAGGTGCTCGACGGCCTGCCGTTCGAGACGGCCGCGGATCCGTTCGTCGGCGGCGGCTGCGTCGCCTACCTGCTCAAGGCGATGGGCAAGGCCGTGGCGGCCTCCGACTTCCTGAACTTCCCCGCCGTGCTCGCCGAGGCGACCCTCGCCAACGACGGCGACCGCATCGACGACCGGGCCCTGTCGCGTCTGCTGGCGCGTCGCTGCGACGGCCCCAATTTCATCGAGACGACCTTCGCCGGCGTCTTCTTCACGCCCCCCGACCTGCAATTCCTGGATCGGGTCTGCGGCAACATCGACGAGCTGGAGAATCCCCGCCTGCGGTCCCTGGCCCGCGCGGCGTTGATTCGATCGTGCCTGAAAAAGCAGCCTCGGGGAGTGTTCACCCTGTCGGGCGACCTCTCGCGCTATGACGACGGCCGCCGCGACCTGCGGCTCTCGATCGAGGAGCATTTCCGCGAGCAGGTGGGCGTCTTCAACGGGCTCGTGTTCGACAACGGCGTTCGCCACTCGGCGCGACGGGCCGACGTTTTCGATCCGGATCCGCGGGGAGTCGACCTCGTCTATCTCGACCCCCCGTACGTCCCCCGCTCCGACGACAACTGCTACATGAAACGCTACCACTTCCTGGAGGGGCTCTCCTGCTACTGGAGGGGCGTCCAGATCATGGAAGAAACGCGTGTGAAGAAGATCGCCAAGCCGCACACGCCGTTCAGCTATCGCCGAAGCGCCGTCGAGGCCTTCGACCGGCTCTTCCGCACGTACCGCAACGCGATCATCGTCCTGTCCTACAGCTCGAACGGCTATCCCGACCTGGAGCAGCTCGAGGGCCTGCTGCGCCGCCACAAGTCGGAAGTCGCGATCCACAAGAAGCCCCACCGTTACCACTTCGGCACCCACGGGAAGGTCGAGCGGGCGCTCGTGGAGGAGTATCTCCTCGTGGGCAGATGA
- a CDS encoding replication-associated recombination protein A, with protein MRRESTGSLFGGSDEPDWAEAADPGPSADAPLAERMRPRTLDEYVGQEHLVGEGRLIRRLVERGGPLPSLIFWGGPGAGKTTLARLVAGPSGAKFVQLSAVLSGVKELREAVAEARARRARGVRTVLFIDEIHRYNKGQQDALLQAVEDGTVILIGATTENPSFEINSALLSRSRVATLNPLTTADVATILRRALDDPDRGLGSLRAVVAEDEIARLANASGGDARVALTALETAVLATSPLDDGSRPVEPETLVEALGRARYAYDKGGEDHYNLASALIKSLRNSDADAALYWLARLIEGGADPIFIARRLCISASEDVGMADPQAIVQASAAAQIVQLIGLPEGLYPLSQATIYLANAPKSNAVKRAYFAAAADAAATAREPVPLHLRNAVTSLMKAAGYSQGYRYVHDDPAARDEMPCLPESLRGRTYLGPDDLPGRVAPGST; from the coding sequence ATGCGTCGCGAATCGACGGGCTCGCTGTTTGGCGGATCGGACGAGCCGGACTGGGCCGAGGCGGCCGATCCGGGCCCGTCGGCCGACGCCCCGCTGGCCGAGCGGATGCGGCCGAGGACGCTGGACGAGTACGTCGGCCAGGAGCATCTCGTCGGCGAGGGCCGGCTGATCCGCCGCCTGGTGGAACGCGGCGGGCCGTTGCCTTCCTTGATCTTCTGGGGCGGCCCCGGCGCGGGCAAGACGACCCTGGCGAGGCTCGTGGCCGGCCCGAGCGGGGCGAAGTTCGTGCAGCTTTCGGCGGTCCTCTCGGGCGTGAAGGAGCTGCGCGAGGCCGTCGCCGAGGCCCGCGCCCGCCGCGCGCGGGGCGTCCGGACGGTCCTGTTCATCGACGAGATCCACCGTTACAACAAGGGCCAGCAGGACGCGTTGTTGCAAGCCGTCGAGGACGGCACGGTCATCCTGATCGGCGCGACGACCGAGAACCCCTCGTTCGAGATCAACTCGGCCCTTCTGTCGCGCTCGCGGGTCGCGACGCTGAACCCGCTGACGACCGCCGACGTCGCGACCATCCTCCGCCGGGCCCTCGACGACCCCGACCGCGGCCTCGGGTCGCTCCGGGCCGTCGTCGCCGAGGACGAGATCGCCCGCCTCGCCAACGCGTCCGGCGGCGACGCCCGAGTCGCCCTGACCGCCCTGGAGACGGCCGTCCTGGCGACCTCCCCCCTCGACGACGGCTCGCGCCCCGTCGAGCCCGAGACGCTCGTCGAGGCCCTCGGCCGCGCCCGCTACGCCTACGACAAGGGGGGCGAGGACCATTACAACCTGGCCTCGGCCCTGATCAAGAGCCTCCGCAACTCCGACGCGGACGCGGCCCTGTACTGGCTCGCCCGCCTGATCGAGGGGGGGGCCGACCCGATCTTCATCGCCCGGCGGCTGTGCATTTCGGCGTCGGAGGACGTGGGGATGGCCGACCCGCAGGCGATCGTCCAGGCCTCGGCCGCCGCGCAGATCGTCCAGTTGATCGGCCTGCCCGAGGGCCTCTACCCGCTCAGCCAGGCGACGATCTACCTGGCGAACGCCCCCAAGTCCAACGCCGTGAAACGCGCCTATTTCGCCGCCGCGGCCGACGCCGCCGCCACCGCGCGCGAGCCCGTCCCCCTGCACCTCCGCAACGCCGTCACCTCGCTGATGAAGGCCGCCGGATATTCGCAAGGATACCGATACGTCCACGACGACCCCGCCGCCCGCGACGAGATGCCCTGCCTCCCCGAATCCCTCCGCGGCCGGACCTATCTCGGCCCCGACGACCTGCCGGGGCGCGTGGCGCCGGGATCGACCTGA
- a CDS encoding permease produces MSIAAAPAPKLRDRDRYEWARTGDVNAFFGLMIDNIGDMILMTSLLVVAFGFPRDFILTRMIPGTAVGVLVGDLIFTVMAFALARRTGRSDVTAMPLGLDTPSTFGSVFLILGPAFVAAKGRGLDAAAAAEHAWFLGIAMLLASGLFKLACAPFCGWIRRVVPRAGLLGSLSAIALVLISFLPLLDVAAQPVAGFAALIVVLATLSARWKLPDRAPGMVCAVGVGCAIYYGMYLADLGPGAEGGRPESWLRFSLPFPMAGWWAWFQLHWREAAGYLPVAIPLALATIIGGVDCTESAAAVGDEYPTGLIVAAEGLATLVGGGLGGVIQSTPYIGHPAYKAMGARAAYTLATAVFIGAVGVLGCFDWIFFLLPKAVVFPILIFIGLEITAQSFQATPFRHFPAVAFACVPALAYLALLAVNQVLPLVDRPFDQLPSNVQHWIGSVTTLSGGFIVTSLLWGSGLATLIDGRVRATVAVLLLAAAFAWFGVIHSPLPSGAVMPPAAVVAELKALGRAEASAHQTPYYWSAAYLAMAAAVLVLARFAEMPEIEPDPHVAPTKAV; encoded by the coding sequence GTGAGCATCGCCGCCGCACCCGCACCGAAACTCCGCGACCGCGACAGGTACGAATGGGCCCGGACGGGCGACGTCAACGCCTTCTTCGGGCTGATGATCGACAACATCGGCGACATGATCCTGATGACCAGCCTGCTGGTCGTCGCCTTCGGCTTCCCGCGCGATTTCATCCTCACGCGGATGATCCCCGGGACGGCCGTCGGCGTGCTGGTCGGCGACCTGATCTTCACGGTCATGGCCTTCGCGCTGGCGCGGCGGACGGGTCGGTCGGACGTCACGGCGATGCCGCTGGGGCTGGACACGCCCAGCACGTTCGGCTCGGTCTTCCTGATCCTGGGCCCGGCGTTCGTCGCCGCCAAGGGGAGGGGGCTCGACGCCGCGGCGGCGGCCGAGCACGCCTGGTTCCTGGGGATCGCCATGCTGCTGGCGTCGGGGCTGTTCAAGCTGGCCTGCGCCCCGTTCTGCGGCTGGATCCGCCGCGTCGTCCCCCGGGCCGGGCTGCTGGGCTCGCTCTCGGCGATCGCGCTGGTGCTGATCAGCTTCCTCCCGCTGCTGGACGTCGCGGCCCAGCCGGTGGCCGGCTTCGCGGCCCTGATCGTGGTCCTGGCGACGCTCTCCGCCCGATGGAAGCTCCCCGACCGCGCCCCGGGGATGGTCTGCGCGGTGGGCGTCGGGTGCGCGATCTACTACGGGATGTACCTGGCGGACCTGGGGCCGGGGGCCGAGGGGGGCCGGCCCGAGAGCTGGCTGCGGTTCTCGCTCCCCTTCCCGATGGCCGGCTGGTGGGCCTGGTTCCAGCTCCACTGGCGCGAGGCGGCGGGCTACCTGCCGGTGGCGATCCCGCTGGCCCTGGCGACGATCATCGGCGGCGTCGACTGCACCGAGAGCGCGGCGGCCGTCGGCGACGAGTACCCGACCGGCCTGATCGTCGCGGCCGAAGGCCTGGCGACGCTCGTCGGCGGCGGGCTCGGCGGGGTGATCCAGTCGACGCCCTACATCGGCCACCCGGCGTACAAGGCCATGGGCGCCCGCGCGGCGTACACCCTGGCGACGGCGGTCTTCATCGGGGCCGTCGGCGTGCTGGGCTGCTTCGACTGGATCTTCTTCCTGCTCCCCAAGGCGGTCGTCTTCCCGATCCTCATCTTCATCGGCCTGGAGATCACCGCGCAGTCGTTCCAGGCCACGCCGTTCCGCCACTTCCCGGCCGTCGCCTTCGCGTGCGTGCCGGCGCTGGCGTACCTGGCGCTGCTGGCGGTGAACCAGGTCCTGCCGCTGGTCGACAGGCCGTTCGACCAACTGCCGTCGAACGTCCAGCACTGGATCGGCTCGGTCACCACGCTCTCGGGCGGCTTCATCGTCACGAGCCTGCTCTGGGGCTCGGGCCTGGCGACCCTGATCGACGGCCGGGTCCGCGCCACGGTCGCCGTGCTGCTGCTGGCGGCGGCCTTCGCCTGGTTCGGCGTGATCCACTCGCCCCTGCCCTCGGGAGCCGTGATGCCGCCGGCCGCCGTCGTCGCCGAGCTGAAGGCCCTGGGCCGGGCCGAGGCCTCGGCGCACCAGACGCCCTATTACTGGTCCGCCGCGTACCTGGCGATGGCGGCCGCCGTCCTGGTCCTCGCCCGCTTCGCCGAGATGCCCGAGATCGAGCCCGACCCCCACGTTGCGCCGACGAAGGCCGTTTGA
- a CDS encoding methyltransferase, with product MDEPTPQDRAFQVLAGYWGSQAVLAAAKLGIADHLAEHPRSAGQLAESLGADAPSLARLLRALVGLGVLHADQGRYGLTSFGQVLRTGVPGSMKSFFLGVMADDHRRAWGELAHSVRTGETAFDHIFGMPCFDYYARHPELSADFNDAMTAGSAAVESAATEAYDFTRFGRIADVGGGNGGFLSAVLASAPEAEGILFDTPAGLAGAKNLLKSRGVSGRCDVVPGDFFESVPSGGDLYMLKWILHDWEDRRAAAILRNCRKAAPRGAHVLLVEVVLPDGDEPTIGHLGDLNMMVMTGGRERTAGEFRSMLEAAGFSNVRVVPTRSPFALVEAEVAG from the coding sequence ATGGACGAGCCCACACCGCAGGACCGGGCGTTTCAAGTGCTCGCGGGATACTGGGGATCGCAGGCCGTGCTGGCCGCGGCGAAATTAGGGATCGCCGACCATCTGGCGGAGCATCCTCGATCGGCCGGTCAGCTGGCCGAGAGCCTGGGCGCGGATGCGCCTTCGCTGGCGCGGCTCCTTCGGGCTCTCGTCGGCCTCGGCGTCTTGCATGCCGACCAGGGTCGCTACGGCCTGACGTCGTTCGGCCAGGTGCTCCGAACGGGCGTCCCGGGCTCGATGAAATCCTTCTTCCTGGGGGTGATGGCCGACGACCATCGCCGGGCCTGGGGCGAGCTGGCCCACAGCGTCAGGACGGGCGAGACGGCCTTCGACCACATCTTCGGCATGCCCTGCTTCGACTATTACGCCCGCCATCCCGAGCTGTCGGCGGACTTCAACGACGCCATGACCGCCGGCTCCGCGGCCGTCGAGTCGGCGGCGACCGAGGCGTACGACTTCACGCGGTTCGGGCGGATCGCCGACGTCGGCGGCGGCAACGGCGGGTTCCTGTCGGCCGTCCTCGCGTCCGCTCCCGAGGCGGAGGGGATCCTCTTCGACACGCCCGCCGGCCTGGCGGGGGCGAAGAACCTGCTGAAATCGCGCGGCGTTTCGGGCCGCTGCGACGTCGTCCCGGGCGACTTCTTCGAGTCGGTCCCCTCGGGCGGGGACCTCTACATGCTGAAGTGGATCCTCCACGACTGGGAGGACCGTCGCGCGGCGGCCATCCTGAGGAACTGCCGCAAGGCGGCGCCCCGGGGCGCTCATGTCTTGCTCGTCGAGGTCGTCCTCCCCGACGGCGACGAGCCGACGATCGGCCACCTCGGCGACCTGAACATGATGGTCATGACCGGGGGCCGCGAGCGCACCGCCGGGGAGTTCCGCTCGATGCTGGAGGCCGCCGGTTTCTCCAACGTCCGGGTCGTCCCGACCCGCTCGCCGTTCGCCCTCGTCGAGGCCGAGGTCGCGGGCTGA
- a CDS encoding M67 family metallopeptidase, with protein MARPPFDPEGFAGPLAIPAEVVAAMVDHCLRESPRECCGLLGGVPPRVSSFHPLRNAAGSAETRYDADPRDLIEAVVDLRRRDAEILAIYHSHPRWEAIPSRTDLDENHYGAVPRIIVSLLNDPPDVRAWRLGRDDFREIPWVIADGTLHDPPAGE; from the coding sequence GTGGCCCGACCGCCGTTCGACCCCGAGGGCTTCGCCGGCCCGCTGGCGATCCCCGCGGAGGTCGTCGCGGCGATGGTCGACCATTGCCTCCGCGAGTCGCCCCGGGAGTGCTGCGGCCTGCTCGGGGGCGTACCGCCGCGGGTCTCCTCGTTCCACCCCCTGCGCAACGCGGCCGGGTCGGCCGAGACCCGCTACGACGCCGACCCCCGCGACCTGATCGAGGCCGTCGTCGACCTCCGCCGCCGCGACGCCGAGATCCTGGCCATCTACCACTCCCACCCCCGCTGGGAGGCGATCCCCAGCCGGACCGACCTGGACGAGAACCACTACGGGGCCGTCCCCCGCATCATCGTCTCGCTGCTGAACGACCCGCCCGACGTCCGCGCCTGGCGGCTCGGCCGCGACGACTTCCGGGAGATCCCCTGGGTGATCGCCGACGGGACGTTGCACGACCCGCCGGCCGGCGAATAA
- a CDS encoding DUF362 domain-containing protein, whose protein sequence is MSDRYPCGTLKRRGFLGAAAAAAATPWFAGKSSRAEGPQDAAGATPHGPKPEKSKFDLPGLYPGRVVEVKNAAMIKEGKKDRAAIKASLDKGLTSLTGADDAVGAWKTFFEPGDVVGIKVVPNGFPYAFSSHELVLETIEGLKAAGVKTKDIFVYERFRGEMQAAGYDKILPADVRWGGLTAGDAPQIAMEFDGFRDDPIAGYDRDAFIQMDLVHYGDDPKDDRQYRSHLGKLLTKVVNKVVAIPCLKDHRSAGVTGALKNISHGSVNNVARSHANNFTNACNQFIPQVVSHPILKSKFVLQIMDGVRGVYHGGPTSVQNGRWTWDNNALLLATDPVALDRIEWKLIDARRAAANLPPVAASGKTALDPAGIEGFDVRQPQHIALAGTLGLGTYLFEGKGPLIKHDVVTV, encoded by the coding sequence ATGAGCGACCGTTATCCTTGCGGCACGTTGAAGCGTCGTGGGTTCCTGGGTGCGGCGGCCGCGGCGGCGGCGACGCCCTGGTTCGCGGGCAAGTCGTCGCGCGCCGAGGGGCCCCAGGACGCCGCCGGCGCGACGCCCCACGGGCCGAAGCCGGAGAAGAGCAAGTTCGACCTGCCGGGCCTCTACCCCGGCCGCGTGGTCGAGGTCAAGAACGCGGCCATGATCAAGGAAGGCAAGAAGGACCGCGCCGCCATCAAGGCGAGCCTGGACAAGGGCCTGACGTCGCTCACCGGCGCGGACGACGCGGTCGGGGCCTGGAAGACGTTCTTCGAGCCCGGCGACGTCGTCGGCATCAAGGTCGTCCCCAACGGCTTCCCGTACGCCTTCTCCTCGCACGAGCTGGTGCTGGAGACCATCGAGGGACTCAAGGCGGCCGGCGTGAAGACTAAGGACATCTTCGTCTACGAGCGGTTCCGCGGCGAGATGCAGGCGGCCGGCTACGACAAGATCCTCCCCGCCGACGTCCGTTGGGGCGGCCTGACCGCCGGCGACGCCCCCCAGATCGCGATGGAGTTCGACGGCTTCCGGGACGACCCGATCGCCGGCTACGACCGCGACGCCTTCATCCAGATGGACCTCGTCCACTACGGCGACGACCCCAAGGACGACCGCCAGTACCGCTCGCACCTGGGCAAGCTCCTGACGAAGGTCGTCAACAAGGTCGTGGCGATCCCGTGCCTGAAGGACCACCGTTCGGCGGGCGTCACCGGCGCGCTCAAGAACATCAGCCACGGCTCGGTCAACAACGTGGCGCGGTCGCACGCCAACAATTTCACCAACGCCTGCAACCAGTTCATCCCCCAGGTCGTCAGCCACCCGATCCTGAAGTCGAAGTTCGTCCTCCAGATCATGGACGGCGTGCGCGGCGTGTACCACGGCGGGCCGACCTCGGTGCAGAACGGCCGCTGGACGTGGGACAACAACGCCCTGCTGCTGGCGACCGACCCGGTGGCCCTCGACCGGATCGAGTGGAAGCTGATCGACGCCCGTCGCGCCGCGGCGAACCTGCCGCCGGTCGCCGCCTCGGGCAAGACGGCGCTCGACCCGGCCGGCATCGAGGGCTTCGACGTCCGCCAGCCCCAGCACATCGCCCTGGCGGGGACGCTCGGCCTGGGGACCTACCTCTTCGAAGGCAAGGGCCCGCTGATCAAGCACGACGTCGTCACGGTCTGA
- a CDS encoding sialidase family protein, with product MTRSTRAFAGIWVMGLFAASATAAPPGLVKREIFGQEPKHNHASCVIETPRGDLLAAWYSGSGERTSDDVVIKAAWLAKGADAWSPQFQAADTPGYPDCNPALFAAPDGRVWMFWPTILDHRWEGALLKYAVADPSQGAPGPIRWEASNVLHITPDAGRFARTVADSVAKLTDEQRSKYAKELETFSKRSTDLLYQRLGWMPRVRAVALPSGRWLLPLYCDTFSLSLMAISDDQGKTWKAGEVTDGFGAIQPSIVRKNDGTLVAYFRDNGPHQKIRMSTSPDEGVTWTEVADTALPNPGAGIEATRLASGAWAMVYNDLPKGRHSLAVSLSDDEGATWPITRHVELDEPRASFHYPSMMQARDGAIHLTYTYNLGKASGADRKSTIMHATFPEEWVRHGD from the coding sequence ATGACGCGATCGACCAGGGCATTTGCAGGGATCTGGGTCATGGGGCTCTTCGCCGCGTCCGCGACGGCCGCGCCGCCGGGGCTGGTGAAGCGGGAGATCTTCGGGCAGGAGCCGAAGCACAACCACGCGTCATGCGTGATCGAAACGCCCCGCGGCGACCTGCTCGCGGCCTGGTACTCCGGCAGCGGCGAGCGGACGTCGGACGACGTCGTGATCAAGGCGGCCTGGCTGGCGAAGGGCGCCGACGCGTGGTCGCCCCAGTTCCAGGCGGCCGACACGCCGGGCTACCCCGACTGCAACCCCGCCCTGTTCGCGGCGCCCGACGGCCGGGTCTGGATGTTCTGGCCGACGATCCTCGACCACCGCTGGGAGGGCGCCCTGCTCAAGTACGCCGTCGCCGACCCCTCGCAGGGCGCGCCGGGGCCGATCCGCTGGGAAGCGTCGAACGTCCTGCACATCACGCCCGACGCCGGCCGATTCGCCAGGACCGTGGCCGACTCGGTCGCCAAGCTGACCGACGAGCAGCGGTCGAAGTACGCGAAGGAACTGGAGACGTTCTCGAAGCGGTCGACGGACCTTTTGTATCAGCGGCTGGGCTGGATGCCGCGCGTCCGCGCGGTCGCCCTCCCCTCGGGGCGCTGGCTGCTGCCGCTGTACTGCGACACCTTCTCGCTCTCGCTGATGGCGATCAGCGACGATCAGGGGAAGACCTGGAAGGCCGGCGAGGTGACCGACGGCTTCGGCGCGATCCAGCCCAGCATCGTCCGCAAGAACGACGGCACGCTCGTCGCCTACTTCCGCGACAACGGCCCGCACCAGAAGATCCGCATGTCGACGTCCCCCGACGAGGGCGTCACCTGGACCGAGGTCGCCGACACGGCCCTGCCGAACCCCGGCGCGGGGATCGAGGCCACCCGCCTGGCGAGCGGGGCCTGGGCCATGGTCTACAACGACCTCCCCAAGGGCCGCCACTCGCTGGCCGTGTCGCTCTCCGACGACGAGGGCGCCACCTGGCCCATCACCCGTCACGTGGAGCTGGACGAGCCCCGCGCGTCGTTCCACTACCCCTCGATGATGCAGGCCCGCGACGGCGCGATCCACCTCACCTACACGTACAACCTCGGCAAGGCCTCGGGCGCCGACCGCAAGAGCACGATCATGCACGCCACATTCCCCGAGGAGTGGGTCCGCCACGGCGACTGA
- the cysK gene encoding cysteine synthase A gives MKAGEQVRSHGRIYDDITQTIGGTPLVRLRRVVDGAKATVVAKLENFNPLWSVKDRIGVAMIDAAESEGLIDPDTVIVEPTSGNTGIALAFTCASRGYRLMVTMPESMSLERRRLIKAFGAEIVLTPASEGMPGAVRKAEELLKSLPKAFMPQQFKNPANPEIHRRTTAQEIWQDTEGAVDVFVAGVGTGGTVTGVGQVLKKLKPSVKIIGVEPANSPVISQFRRHDPLRPSQHKIQGIGAGFIPDVLDVGILDDVIGVRDEDAFETTRRLAREEGMLCGISCGAAAFGAVALAKKPEYAGKLIVVLLPDLGERYLSTPLFPEA, from the coding sequence ATGAAAGCCGGGGAGCAGGTCAGGTCGCACGGACGGATCTACGACGACATCACCCAGACCATCGGCGGCACGCCGCTGGTGCGGCTGCGTCGGGTCGTCGACGGCGCGAAGGCCACCGTGGTCGCCAAGCTCGAGAACTTCAACCCGCTCTGGTCGGTCAAGGACCGGATCGGGGTCGCGATGATCGACGCGGCCGAGTCCGAGGGCCTGATCGACCCCGACACCGTGATCGTCGAGCCGACCAGCGGCAACACCGGCATCGCCCTGGCGTTCACCTGCGCGTCGCGGGGCTACCGCCTGATGGTGACGATGCCCGAGAGCATGAGCCTGGAGCGGCGGCGGCTGATCAAGGCGTTCGGGGCCGAGATCGTGCTGACCCCGGCCTCCGAGGGGATGCCCGGCGCCGTCCGGAAGGCCGAGGAATTGCTCAAGAGCCTCCCCAAGGCCTTCATGCCCCAGCAGTTCAAGAACCCCGCCAACCCGGAGATCCACCGCCGCACCACCGCCCAGGAGATCTGGCAGGACACCGAGGGCGCCGTCGACGTCTTCGTGGCCGGCGTGGGGACGGGCGGCACGGTCACGGGCGTCGGCCAGGTGCTCAAGAAGCTGAAGCCGAGCGTGAAGATCATCGGCGTCGAGCCGGCCAACTCGCCGGTCATCAGCCAGTTCCGCCGGCACGACCCGCTGCGGCCCAGCCAGCACAAGATCCAGGGGATCGGCGCCGGGTTCATCCCCGACGTGCTCGACGTGGGGATCCTCGACGACGTCATCGGCGTCCGCGACGAGGACGCCTTCGAGACCACCCGGCGGCTCGCCCGCGAGGAGGGGATGCTCTGCGGCATCTCGTGCGGGGCGGCGGCGTTCGGGGCGGTCGCGCTGGCCAAGAAGCCCGAGTACGCCGGCAAGCTGATCGTCGTCCTCCTGCCCGACCTCGGCGAGCGCTACCTGTCGACGCCGCTCTTCCCCGAGGCCTGA
- a CDS encoding winged helix-turn-helix transcriptional regulator has translation MTPTTPPRPTPAEQTAPSGEAAAPTACPAAFAMELVAHKWTIHILFALHRADAPIRFRKLQRETAPITQKELTKRLRELERSGLVARRIFAEVPPRVEYRLTDLGRTLMPALVGLHRWAEQHGGEVVDHWRRAERESG, from the coding sequence ATGACGCCGACGACCCCGCCCCGCCCGACCCCGGCCGAGCAGACCGCGCCCTCGGGGGAGGCCGCCGCGCCGACGGCCTGTCCCGCGGCCTTCGCGATGGAGCTGGTCGCCCACAAGTGGACGATCCACATCCTGTTCGCGCTGCACAGGGCCGACGCCCCGATCCGCTTCCGCAAGCTCCAGCGCGAGACGGCCCCGATCACGCAGAAGGAGCTGACCAAACGCCTCCGCGAGCTGGAGCGCTCGGGCCTGGTCGCCCGCCGCATTTTCGCCGAGGTTCCCCCGCGCGTCGAATACAGGCTGACGGACCTCGGCCGGACCCTCATGCCGGCCCTCGTCGGCCTGCACCGGTGGGCCGAACAGCACGGCGGCGAGGTCGTCGACCACTGGCGACGCGCCGAGCGCGAGTCGGGCTGA
- the ndk gene encoding nucleoside-diphosphate kinase: protein MQKTLIIFKPDAVQRRLVGEILARFESKGLRVAALKLLQVGRALGEKHYAEHAGKPFFEGLIDFITGGPVVVGVLEGNEAVAVVRSMLGATNGTAAAPGTIRGDFSSSKQNNLIHGSDSPESAAREMALWFKPEEVVEYAIAGSQWVFDGA from the coding sequence ATGCAGAAGACCCTGATCATCTTCAAGCCGGACGCCGTCCAGCGCCGCCTGGTGGGCGAGATCCTCGCCCGGTTCGAGTCCAAGGGGCTGCGGGTCGCCGCCCTGAAACTGCTGCAGGTCGGCCGAGCCCTGGGCGAGAAGCATTACGCCGAGCACGCCGGCAAGCCCTTCTTCGAGGGCCTGATCGACTTCATCACCGGCGGACCGGTCGTGGTCGGCGTGCTCGAGGGGAACGAGGCCGTCGCCGTCGTGCGCTCCATGCTGGGCGCGACCAACGGCACGGCCGCCGCCCCGGGCACCATCCGCGGCGACTTCTCCAGCAGCAAGCAGAACAACCTGATCCACGGCAGCGACAGCCCCGAATCGGCCGCTCGCGAGATGGCCCTCTGGTTCAAGCCCGAGGAGGTCGTGGAGTACGCGATCGCCGGCTCGCAGTGGGTCTTCGACGGGGCCTGA